One stretch of Streptomyces sp. NBC_01363 DNA includes these proteins:
- a CDS encoding hydrogenase expression protein HypE yields the protein MPTKEAVKAEDTLIHVLWINAGLSCDGDSVALTAATQPSIEEIALGALPGLPQVAVHWPLIDFESGPNGGADDFLEWFFKADRGELEPFVLVVEGSIPNERLHDEGYWCGFGNDPATGQPMTTSEWLDRLAPKATAVVAVGTCATYGGIHAMAGNPTGAMGVPDYLGWDWKSKADIPIVCVPGCPIQPDNLSETLTYLLYMATDQAPMIPLDDALRPTWLFGSTVHEGCDRAGYYEQADFATEYGSPKCIVKLGCWGPAVKCNVPKRGWMNGIGGCPNVGGICIGCTMPGFPDKFMPFMDEPPGGKLSTNAVGLYGSTMRRLRQLTTHTLDREPKWRRPGGKLTTGATRTW from the coding sequence ATGCCGACAAAGGAAGCGGTAAAGGCGGAGGACACACTGATCCACGTGCTGTGGATCAACGCAGGACTGAGCTGCGACGGTGATTCCGTCGCCCTGACCGCCGCCACGCAGCCGAGCATCGAGGAAATCGCGCTCGGCGCCCTGCCGGGACTTCCGCAGGTAGCTGTCCACTGGCCGCTCATCGATTTCGAAAGCGGCCCGAACGGCGGCGCCGATGATTTCCTCGAATGGTTCTTCAAGGCCGATCGCGGAGAACTGGAACCGTTCGTCCTGGTGGTCGAGGGATCCATTCCGAACGAGCGGTTGCACGACGAGGGCTACTGGTGCGGGTTCGGCAACGATCCCGCCACCGGCCAGCCGATGACGACCAGCGAGTGGCTCGACCGGCTGGCTCCGAAGGCGACCGCGGTCGTCGCGGTCGGCACCTGCGCGACGTACGGCGGCATCCACGCCATGGCGGGCAACCCGACCGGCGCAATGGGGGTTCCCGACTACCTGGGCTGGGACTGGAAGTCCAAGGCCGACATCCCGATCGTGTGCGTCCCCGGGTGCCCGATCCAGCCGGACAACCTCTCGGAGACGCTCACCTACCTGCTCTACATGGCCACCGACCAGGCCCCGATGATCCCGCTCGACGACGCACTGCGGCCGACGTGGCTGTTCGGGTCGACGGTCCACGAGGGCTGCGACCGGGCCGGGTACTACGAGCAGGCCGACTTCGCGACGGAGTACGGCTCGCCGAAGTGCATCGTCAAGCTGGGCTGCTGGGGCCCCGCGGTCAAGTGCAACGTGCCCAAGCGCGGCTGGATGAACGGCATCGGCGGCTGCCCCAACGTCGGTGGCATCTGCATCGGCTGCACCATGCCCGGGTTCCCGGACAAGTTCATGCCGTTCATGGACGAGCCCCCCGGCGGAAAGCTCTCGACCAACGCGGTCGGGCTGTACGGGTCGACGATGCGGCGGCTGCGCCAGCTCACCACCCACACCCTGGACCGCGAACCGAAATGGCGTAGGCCCGGCGGAAAACTCACGACCGGCGCCACACGCACCTGGTGA
- a CDS encoding HypC/HybG/HupF family hydrogenase formation chaperone, protein MCLAVPGRVLSTAEVDGTVMAEVDFGGVRKEVCLQYIPDATVGEYVIVHVGFAIQRLDERSALDTLADFERLGILAEEFGDGFERAAQQGASPEGAVR, encoded by the coding sequence ATGTGTCTGGCTGTTCCGGGGCGTGTCCTCAGTACCGCCGAAGTCGACGGCACCGTGATGGCCGAGGTCGATTTCGGCGGGGTGCGCAAGGAGGTGTGCCTCCAGTACATCCCCGATGCGACCGTCGGTGAATACGTCATCGTGCACGTCGGATTCGCCATCCAGCGCCTCGACGAACGGTCGGCCCTGGACACCCTTGCCGACTTCGAACGGCTCGGCATCCTGGCCGAGGAGTTCGGGGACGGCTTCGAACGCGCAGCCCAGCAGGGTGCCTCTCCCGAAGGAGCCGTCCGGTGA
- a CDS encoding NifU family protein — translation MMARQESPAPPDWRTTGERIDTLIAASGSGGAVARERSEELVRLVADFYGAGLERLLDLVHEQGRLDDDVLAALADDELVAGVLLVHGLHPYGVETRVERALESVRPYLGSHGGDVELLAVTDEGTVRLRLLGSCDGCPSSSVTLKLAVQGAVEAAAPEITSIEVETAADEDTGAAGPLVPVDSLFARLHTESGTAGDGATWEVVPQLSGLEPGTVARVGVGTMRVVACRVGTDLFAFEDRCARCERPFEGATLARRLGGRSGDAILRCAGCRAHYDVRRAGVCLDGDSVHLAPLPLLSDGATVSVSVPAAVAR, via the coding sequence ATGATGGCGCGGCAGGAGTCCCCGGCCCCGCCCGACTGGCGGACGACCGGTGAACGCATCGACACCCTGATCGCCGCCAGCGGCTCGGGCGGCGCGGTCGCCCGCGAGCGCAGCGAGGAACTGGTCCGGCTCGTCGCCGACTTCTACGGTGCCGGGCTGGAACGGCTGCTCGACCTCGTGCACGAACAGGGGCGGCTGGACGACGACGTCCTGGCCGCCCTGGCCGACGACGAGCTGGTGGCCGGCGTCCTGCTGGTGCACGGGCTGCATCCCTACGGCGTGGAGACCCGGGTCGAGCGGGCGCTGGAGAGCGTACGACCGTATCTGGGGTCGCACGGCGGTGATGTGGAGCTGCTCGCCGTCACCGACGAGGGCACCGTCCGGTTGCGGCTGCTGGGCAGTTGTGACGGCTGCCCGTCGTCCTCGGTCACGCTCAAGCTGGCCGTGCAGGGTGCGGTGGAGGCGGCGGCGCCGGAGATCACCTCGATCGAGGTCGAGACCGCGGCCGACGAGGACACCGGGGCAGCGGGGCCGCTGGTTCCGGTGGACTCGCTGTTCGCCCGGCTGCACACGGAGTCCGGGACGGCCGGCGACGGCGCGACGTGGGAGGTCGTACCGCAGCTGTCGGGGCTGGAGCCCGGCACCGTGGCCCGGGTCGGAGTCGGCACGATGCGGGTGGTGGCCTGCCGGGTGGGCACGGATCTCTTCGCCTTCGAGGACCGGTGCGCGCGCTGCGAGCGGCCGTTCGAGGGTGCCACGCTGGCGCGGCGGCTGGGCGGCCGTTCCGGGGACGCGATCCTGCGCTGTGCCGGATGCCGTGCGCACTACGACGTACGGCGGGCCGGGGTCTGCCTCGACGGGGACAGTGTGCACCTGGCCCCGCTGCCCCTGCTGTCGGACGGGGCCACGGTCTCGGTTTCGGTCCCCGCGGCGGTGGCGCGTTGA
- a CDS encoding hydrogenase maturation protease, with the protein MTTEPDTAARVLVAGIGNLFLGDDGFGPEVVRRLARDGGMPPQVRVVDYGIRGMHLAYDLLDGYDALVLVDAYPGGGAPGEVTVLRIGVDDLGSGEFDAHGMNPVAVLASLDQLGGTLPLTYLVGCTPAGVEEGIGLSEAVGSMVPEAMQAVHTLVRQLVPSVPTASVNSTEPRRS; encoded by the coding sequence ATGACGACGGAACCTGACACGGCCGCCCGGGTGCTGGTCGCGGGCATCGGCAATCTGTTTCTCGGCGACGACGGCTTCGGCCCGGAGGTCGTGCGCCGGCTGGCCCGCGACGGCGGGATGCCCCCGCAGGTCCGGGTGGTGGACTACGGCATCCGCGGCATGCATCTCGCGTACGACCTGCTCGACGGGTACGACGCGCTGGTTCTGGTCGACGCGTACCCGGGGGGCGGCGCCCCCGGGGAGGTGACGGTGCTCCGCATCGGTGTGGATGACCTCGGTTCGGGTGAATTCGATGCACATGGGATGAATCCGGTTGCTGTCCTGGCAAGTCTGGATCAACTGGGCGGTACGCTGCCGCTCACCTACCTCGTCGGCTGCACACCCGCCGGAGTCGAGGAGGGCATCGGGCTCAGCGAAGCCGTCGGCAGCATGGTGCCCGAGGCGATGCAGGCAGTGCACACCCTGGTCCGGCAGCTCGTGCCGTCCGTACCGACCGCGTCCGTGAACAGCACCGAACCCCGGAGATCCTGA
- the hypF gene encoding carbamoyltransferase HypF, producing the protein MCLGIPGRVVELVDGYAGQLALVDVEGARRRVNIGMLDEAPGRDDWVLLHMGFAVELIDRAKAREALSGLEMMGRGREQRIRRRFEVRGVVQGVGFRPFVYVTASELLLTGSVTNTGDGVLAEVEGTAGAVEEFGRRLSADAPPLAVVEDVRTSEQPTRGGTGFTIERSSASDRARTLVSPDIATCRDCLEELGDPSNRRYRHPFITCTHCGPRFTIVTGLPYDRAATTMADFEMCGACRAEYEDPRDRRFHAQPIACPDCGPRLELVGKEGVVPSHDADALRTARKLLAEGGIIAVKGLGGYHLVCDARDDAAVAELRRRKRRGGKPFAVMVPDLDVARELVTLTADEEELLGGGRRPIVLLPRHAARPGAGVSDAVAPGSPHLGLLLPYTPLHILLFGIGDDDPGPDALVMTSANLSGEPIVTDDGDALAVLAPLVDAWLRHDRRIHVPCDDSVSRWAAGAELPLRRSRGYAPLPLALPFDVPPTLAVGADLKNTCALAEGRYAWLSQHIGDMDDLSTVDALTRTEKHLEDLTGVAPTRLVADRHPGYHSGDWARAHAAGRPVRTVQHHHAHIASVMAEHGLGADEHVIGIAFDGTGHGADGAAWGGEVLVAGYASFSRAAHLGYVPLAGGDASVLRPYRMALAHLHAAGIPWDDDMPPVRACPPAERNVLAHQFATGFGCVPTSGMGRLFDAVASLAGVRHVVAYEAEAAMELEGLARTAAAGPTAPEDGYRFGIRPGKGEEPAVADPGPVVRAVVSDVRDGVPAGLVAARFHAAVAALTARLADLCRTRTGLDTVALGGGVFQNAVLLEATQRGLTERGFTVLRPRLLPPNDGGIALGQLVIAASG; encoded by the coding sequence ATGTGCCTAGGCATTCCTGGCCGCGTCGTGGAGCTCGTGGACGGGTATGCGGGCCAGCTGGCTCTGGTGGACGTGGAGGGCGCCAGGCGCCGCGTCAACATCGGCATGCTCGACGAGGCACCCGGTCGCGACGACTGGGTGCTTCTCCATATGGGCTTCGCCGTCGAGCTCATCGACCGGGCGAAGGCCCGGGAGGCCCTGTCGGGGCTGGAGATGATGGGCCGCGGCCGGGAGCAGCGGATCCGGCGCAGATTCGAGGTGCGCGGCGTCGTGCAGGGCGTGGGCTTCCGGCCCTTCGTCTATGTCACCGCCTCGGAGCTGCTGCTCACGGGCTCGGTGACGAACACCGGCGACGGGGTGCTCGCCGAGGTCGAGGGAACGGCCGGGGCCGTGGAGGAATTCGGCCGCCGTCTGAGCGCCGACGCCCCTCCGCTCGCGGTCGTCGAGGACGTGCGGACGAGCGAACAGCCGACGCGCGGCGGTACGGGCTTCACCATCGAGCGGTCCAGCGCGTCCGACCGGGCCAGGACGCTGGTCTCGCCCGACATCGCCACCTGCCGGGACTGCCTGGAGGAGCTGGGCGACCCGTCGAACCGGCGCTACCGCCACCCGTTCATCACCTGCACGCACTGCGGCCCCCGGTTCACGATCGTCACCGGCCTTCCGTACGACCGCGCCGCCACCACGATGGCGGACTTCGAGATGTGCGGGGCCTGCCGGGCGGAGTACGAGGACCCGCGCGACCGGCGCTTCCACGCCCAGCCGATCGCCTGTCCCGACTGCGGACCGCGGCTCGAACTCGTCGGCAAGGAGGGCGTGGTCCCGTCGCACGACGCGGACGCGCTGCGGACCGCGCGGAAGCTTCTCGCCGAGGGCGGGATCATCGCGGTCAAGGGCCTCGGCGGCTACCACCTGGTGTGCGACGCCCGCGACGACGCGGCCGTGGCGGAGCTGCGCCGACGCAAGCGGCGCGGCGGCAAACCGTTCGCGGTGATGGTGCCGGACCTGGACGTCGCGCGTGAGCTGGTGACTCTCACGGCGGACGAGGAGGAGCTCCTGGGCGGTGGGCGCCGGCCGATCGTCCTCCTCCCCCGTCACGCCGCCCGGCCCGGGGCGGGGGTGTCCGACGCGGTGGCGCCCGGCAGCCCCCACCTCGGGCTGCTGCTGCCGTACACCCCGTTGCACATCCTGCTCTTCGGGATCGGGGACGACGATCCGGGCCCGGACGCACTCGTGATGACGTCGGCCAATCTGTCGGGCGAGCCGATCGTCACGGACGACGGCGACGCGCTGGCCGTTCTGGCACCGCTGGTCGATGCCTGGCTACGGCACGACCGGCGCATCCATGTGCCGTGCGACGACTCGGTCAGCCGCTGGGCCGCCGGTGCCGAGCTGCCGCTGCGCCGCTCGCGCGGATACGCCCCGCTGCCGCTGGCGCTGCCCTTCGACGTGCCCCCGACGCTCGCCGTGGGCGCCGACCTGAAGAACACCTGTGCGCTGGCCGAGGGCCGCTACGCCTGGCTGAGCCAGCACATCGGCGACATGGACGACCTGTCCACGGTCGACGCTCTGACCCGGACCGAGAAGCATCTGGAGGACCTCACCGGGGTGGCGCCCACCCGGCTGGTGGCCGACCGCCACCCCGGCTACCACTCCGGCGACTGGGCTCGCGCCCATGCGGCCGGGCGGCCGGTCCGCACCGTGCAGCACCACCACGCGCACATCGCGTCCGTGATGGCGGAGCACGGCCTGGGCGCGGACGAGCACGTGATCGGCATCGCCTTCGACGGCACCGGCCACGGTGCCGACGGGGCGGCCTGGGGCGGCGAGGTCCTGGTAGCCGGCTACGCGTCGTTCAGCAGGGCCGCGCACCTGGGTTACGTACCGCTGGCCGGGGGCGACGCGAGTGTGCTGCGGCCGTACCGGATGGCCCTCGCGCATCTGCACGCGGCCGGCATCCCCTGGGACGACGACATGCCCCCGGTCCGTGCCTGCCCGCCCGCGGAACGCAACGTGCTGGCCCATCAGTTCGCCACCGGATTCGGCTGCGTGCCCACGTCGGGCATGGGCCGGCTCTTCGACGCGGTCGCGTCCCTGGCCGGCGTCCGGCACGTGGTGGCGTACGAGGCGGAGGCGGCCATGGAACTGGAAGGGCTGGCCCGTACCGCGGCAGCCGGCCCCACGGCACCGGAGGACGGCTACCGCTTCGGCATCCGGCCCGGGAAGGGGGAGGAACCCGCCGTCGCGGATCCGGGCCCGGTCGTTCGGGCCGTGGTGTCCGACGTACGGGACGGCGTTCCGGCCGGGCTGGTCGCCGCGCGCTTCCACGCCGCCGTCGCCGCTCTGACCGCCCGCCTCGCGGACCTCTGCCGCACGCGCACCGGCCTCGACACCGTGGCGCTGGGCGGCGGTGTCTTCCAGAACGCCGTGCTGCTCGAGGCGACGCAACGCGGCCTGACCGAGCGAGGCTTCACCGTCCTGCGGCCGCGCCTGCTCCCCCCGAACGACGGCGGAATCGCCCTCGGCCAGCTCGTGATCGCCGCGTCGGGCTGA
- a CDS encoding nickel-dependent hydrogenase large subunit: MTATQHKGAGGGQGKNDLVEMAWDPITRIVGSLGIYTKIDFKQKVVAECHSTSSIFRGYSVFMKGKDPRDAHFITSRICGICGDNHATCSCYTQNMAYGVKPPHLGEWIVNLGEAAEYMFDHNIFQENLVGVDYCEKMVAETNPGVLEQANRTPSPHADAHGYRTIGDIMRSLNPFTGEFYREALQVSRMTREMFCLMEGRHVHPSTLYPGGVGTVATVQLMTDYITRLQRYVEFMKKVVPMHDDLFDFFYEALPGYEQVGNRRILLGCWGSFQDPEHCNFEYKDMTDWGRKMYVTPGVVVDGKLVTTDLVKINLGIRILLGSSYYNDWDEQETFVSHDPLGNPVDRRHPWNQHTNPQPQKRDLDDKYSWVMSPRWFDGKDYLALDTGGGPLARLWTTALAGLVDIGYIQATGHSVKINLPKTALKGPVELEWHVPKWSNTIERNRARSYFQAYAAACALHFAEQALAEIRSGNTKTWEKFEVPEEGVGCGFTEAVRGVLSHHMVIRDGKIANYHPYPPTPWNASPRDTYGTPGPYEDAVQGQPIFEENDRENFKGIDIMRTVRSFDPCLPCGVHMYLGEGKKLELLHSPTQSAGSE; the protein is encoded by the coding sequence ATGACCGCGACGCAGCACAAAGGTGCCGGAGGCGGCCAGGGCAAGAACGACCTGGTCGAAATGGCGTGGGATCCCATTACCCGGATCGTCGGCAGCCTGGGTATCTACACGAAGATCGACTTCAAGCAGAAGGTGGTCGCCGAGTGCCACAGCACCAGCTCCATCTTCCGAGGCTATTCGGTCTTCATGAAGGGAAAGGACCCGCGCGACGCGCACTTCATCACGAGTCGCATCTGCGGAATCTGCGGTGACAACCACGCCACATGTTCCTGCTACACGCAGAACATGGCGTACGGGGTGAAGCCGCCGCACCTCGGCGAATGGATCGTGAATCTCGGCGAGGCCGCGGAGTACATGTTCGACCACAACATCTTCCAGGAGAACCTGGTCGGGGTCGACTACTGCGAGAAGATGGTCGCGGAGACCAATCCCGGGGTGCTGGAACAGGCCAACCGCACCCCATCCCCGCACGCCGACGCGCACGGATACCGGACGATCGGCGACATCATGCGGTCGCTGAACCCGTTCACCGGCGAGTTCTACCGCGAGGCGCTCCAGGTCAGCCGGATGACCCGGGAGATGTTCTGCCTGATGGAGGGCCGGCACGTCCACCCCTCCACGCTCTATCCCGGCGGGGTCGGCACCGTGGCGACCGTCCAGCTGATGACGGACTACATCACCCGCCTCCAGCGGTACGTCGAGTTCATGAAGAAGGTCGTGCCGATGCACGACGATCTCTTCGACTTCTTCTACGAGGCCCTGCCGGGGTACGAGCAGGTCGGCAACCGGCGCATCCTGCTGGGCTGCTGGGGCTCCTTCCAGGACCCCGAGCACTGCAACTTCGAGTACAAGGACATGACCGACTGGGGCCGGAAGATGTACGTCACCCCCGGTGTCGTCGTCGACGGGAAGCTGGTCACCACCGACCTGGTGAAGATCAACCTCGGCATCCGGATCCTGCTCGGTTCGTCGTACTACAACGACTGGGACGAGCAGGAGACCTTCGTCTCCCACGACCCGCTCGGCAATCCGGTCGACCGGCGCCACCCGTGGAACCAGCACACCAACCCGCAGCCGCAGAAGCGGGACCTGGACGACAAGTACAGCTGGGTCATGTCACCGCGGTGGTTCGACGGCAAGGACTACCTGGCGCTCGACACGGGCGGCGGGCCGCTCGCGCGGCTGTGGACCACCGCGCTGGCCGGTCTGGTCGACATCGGCTACATCCAGGCCACCGGCCACAGCGTCAAGATCAACCTCCCCAAGACCGCCCTCAAGGGGCCGGTGGAGCTGGAGTGGCACGTCCCGAAGTGGAGCAACACCATCGAGCGCAACCGGGCACGCAGCTACTTCCAGGCCTACGCGGCCGCCTGTGCGCTGCACTTCGCGGAGCAGGCGCTCGCGGAGATCCGCTCCGGGAACACCAAGACCTGGGAGAAGTTCGAGGTGCCCGAGGAGGGCGTGGGCTGCGGGTTCACCGAGGCGGTCCGCGGTGTCCTCTCCCACCACATGGTGATCCGGGACGGCAAGATCGCCAACTACCACCCGTACCCGCCGACTCCGTGGAACGCGAGCCCCCGCGACACGTACGGCACGCCGGGTCCCTACGAGGACGCCGTGCAGGGACAGCCGATCTTCGAGGAGAACGACCGGGAGAACTTCAAGGGCATCGACATCATGCGCACGGTGCGCAGCTTCGACCCCTGTCTGCCCTGCGGTGTGCACATGTATCTCGGCGAGGGCAAGAAGCTGGAACTCCTGCACTCCCCCACCCAGTCCGCGGGCAGTGAATGA
- a CDS encoding DUF6084 family protein, which yields MNDFAFSVLDVVAEPYAAAPQLTARLRIEERTGRRIHAIALHCQVRIEPQRRHYDEAEQSGLVALFGGRDRWTDTLKPFQWMSCDTTVQGFSGATEVDLALPCTYDFDVIGSRYLHALGEGSVPLALMFSGTVFTRGSKGFGVEQVPWDCEARHPMPVEVWRRMVAAHYPSTGWIRLDHEVLARFADFRARRGLISWDETVQALLAEHDEVVL from the coding sequence GTGAACGACTTCGCGTTCTCCGTGCTCGACGTCGTCGCCGAGCCGTACGCGGCCGCTCCGCAGCTGACCGCGCGGCTGCGGATCGAGGAGCGGACGGGCCGGCGGATCCATGCCATCGCGCTGCACTGCCAGGTCCGCATCGAGCCGCAGCGGCGCCATTACGACGAGGCCGAACAGAGCGGCCTGGTGGCGCTGTTCGGCGGCCGGGACCGCTGGACGGACACCCTGAAGCCGTTCCAGTGGATGAGCTGCGACACCACCGTGCAGGGGTTCAGCGGTGCGACCGAGGTCGATCTCGCCCTGCCCTGCACATACGACTTCGACGTGATCGGTTCCCGCTATCTGCACGCCCTGGGCGAGGGGTCGGTGCCCCTCGCCCTGATGTTCTCCGGCACGGTCTTCACCCGCGGCAGCAAGGGCTTCGGGGTCGAGCAGGTGCCGTGGGACTGCGAGGCCCGGCATCCGATGCCGGTCGAGGTGTGGCGGCGCATGGTGGCGGCGCACTACCCGAGCACCGGATGGATCCGGCTGGACCACGAGGTGCTGGCGCGCTTCGCGGACTTCCGGGCCCGGCGCGGGCTGATCAGCTGGGACGAGACGGTCCAGGCCCTCCTGGCCGAGCACGACGAGGTGGTCCTGTGA
- the hypD gene encoding hydrogenase formation protein HypD, which produces MKYLDEFSDPDVAKKLLDQIHAATTQKWALMEVCGGQTHSIIRHGIDQLLPDGVEMIHGPGCPVCVTPLETIDRALAIAARPGVIFCSFGDMLRVPGSSQDLFSVKSAGGDVRVVYSPLDALRIARENPDREVVFFGIGFETTAPANAMTVYQAQRLGVRNFSLLVSHVLVPPAIAAIMESSTCRVQAFLAAGHVCSVMGTAEYPPLARKYKVPIVVTGFEPLDILEGVRRTVVQLEAGRHEVENAYPRAVREEGNVPAMEMLADVFEVTDRTWRGIGAIPRSGWRLSEKYRAFDAEQRFDVTGICTAESSLCRSGEVLQGLIKPHLCEAFGKECTPRNPLGATMVSSEGACAAYYTHRRLELVDAK; this is translated from the coding sequence GTGAAGTATCTCGACGAGTTCAGTGACCCCGATGTCGCCAAGAAGCTGCTCGACCAGATCCACGCGGCCACCACGCAGAAGTGGGCGCTGATGGAGGTCTGCGGCGGCCAGACCCACTCGATCATCCGGCACGGCATCGACCAACTGCTGCCGGACGGTGTGGAGATGATCCACGGACCTGGATGTCCCGTCTGCGTCACCCCGCTGGAGACCATCGACCGGGCGCTGGCGATCGCCGCCCGCCCCGGCGTCATCTTCTGCTCGTTCGGCGACATGCTGCGCGTGCCCGGCAGCAGCCAGGACCTGTTCTCCGTCAAGAGCGCCGGCGGTGACGTACGCGTCGTGTACTCACCCCTCGACGCGCTGAGAATCGCCCGGGAGAACCCCGACCGCGAAGTCGTCTTCTTCGGGATCGGGTTCGAGACCACCGCCCCCGCGAACGCCATGACGGTGTACCAGGCCCAGCGGCTCGGGGTGCGGAACTTCTCCCTGCTGGTGTCCCATGTGCTGGTGCCGCCCGCGATCGCCGCGATCATGGAGTCCTCGACGTGCCGGGTGCAGGCGTTCCTCGCCGCAGGCCACGTGTGCAGTGTGATGGGGACGGCCGAGTACCCGCCGCTGGCCCGGAAGTACAAGGTGCCGATCGTGGTCACCGGCTTCGAGCCGCTGGACATCCTCGAAGGGGTCCGCCGGACCGTCGTCCAGCTGGAGGCGGGCCGGCACGAGGTGGAGAACGCCTACCCCAGGGCCGTGCGCGAGGAGGGCAATGTGCCCGCCATGGAGATGCTCGCCGATGTCTTCGAGGTGACCGACCGGACCTGGCGCGGCATCGGGGCGATTCCCCGCAGCGGCTGGCGGCTCTCCGAGAAGTACCGGGCGTTCGACGCGGAGCAGCGGTTCGACGTGACGGGCATCTGCACCGCCGAGTCGTCTCTCTGCCGCTCGGGCGAGGTCCTCCAGGGTCTGATCAAGCCGCACCTGTGCGAGGCGTTCGGCAAGGAGTGCACGCCGAGGAACCCGCTCGGCGCGACCATGGTGTCGTCCGAGGGCGCGTGCGCCGCGTACTACACCCACCGCCGCCTGGAACTGGTCGATGCGAAGTGA
- a CDS encoding hydrogenase maturation nickel metallochaperone HypA, producing the protein MHELAITQSVVDSVCERAGGRPVRSVRVRVGVLTAVVPDSMRFCFGLVTEGTAAEGAQLEIDQPPGAGRCRTCAVEFTLTDLILLCPCGSADVEITSGQELQIVSMEVG; encoded by the coding sequence GTGCACGAGCTGGCCATCACACAGAGCGTCGTCGACTCGGTGTGCGAACGCGCCGGGGGGCGTCCGGTCCGTTCGGTCCGCGTCCGCGTCGGCGTGCTCACGGCCGTGGTGCCCGACTCGATGCGGTTCTGCTTCGGCCTGGTCACGGAGGGAACGGCCGCCGAGGGCGCGCAGTTGGAGATCGACCAGCCGCCCGGCGCCGGCCGCTGCCGTACCTGTGCCGTCGAATTCACCCTGACCGACCTGATTCTGCTGTGTCCCTGCGGCAGCGCGGATGTGGAGATCACATCGGGACAGGAACTGCAGATCGTCTCCATGGAAGTGGGCTGA
- a CDS encoding DUF5947 family protein, whose product MIAAGRSASPASTLLRLTRNRPRPPVGERCEMCAEPIGESHPHVVNLDSRALMCGCRACYLLFTDENAELRYRAVPERYLHFAGLTVDGRAWDELQIPVGLAFLFRNSVQDRMVAFYPGPAGATESELPLDAWAAVVESSPELAVLRPDVEALLIRRTEESEGSCHLVPIDACYELVGQLRRLWRGFDGGTEARAAMDGFFARVADRSRPAAGIGAP is encoded by the coding sequence TTGATCGCCGCCGGCCGTTCCGCCTCGCCGGCCTCCACCCTGCTGCGGCTCACCCGCAACCGGCCACGGCCGCCCGTCGGTGAGCGCTGCGAGATGTGCGCGGAACCGATCGGCGAGAGCCACCCCCATGTGGTGAACCTCGACAGTCGCGCCCTGATGTGCGGGTGCCGGGCCTGCTATCTGCTGTTCACCGACGAGAACGCGGAGCTGCGCTACCGGGCGGTCCCCGAGCGCTATCTGCACTTCGCCGGGCTGACCGTGGACGGGCGCGCCTGGGACGAGTTGCAGATTCCCGTGGGGCTCGCCTTCCTGTTCCGCAACTCCGTCCAGGACCGGATGGTCGCCTTCTATCCCGGGCCCGCCGGGGCCACCGAGTCGGAACTGCCGCTGGACGCCTGGGCGGCCGTCGTCGAGTCGAGCCCGGAGCTCGCCGTGCTGCGTCCGGACGTGGAGGCGCTGCTGATCCGGCGTACGGAGGAGAGCGAGGGGTCGTGTCATCTGGTGCCGATCGACGCCTGTTACGAGTTGGTGGGGCAACTGCGCCGACTGTGGCGCGGGTTCGACGGTGGCACCGAGGCCCGTGCCGCGATGGACGGCTTCTTCGCGCGGGTGGCGGACCGCAGCCGGCCCGCCGCGGGGATCGGGGCGCCGTGA